One genomic segment of Schistocerca piceifrons isolate TAMUIC-IGC-003096 unplaced genomic scaffold, iqSchPice1.1 HiC_scaffold_1263, whole genome shotgun sequence includes these proteins:
- the LOC124731002 gene encoding proline-rich protein 36-like, with translation MTSEGGNRGQEKTSPVAPQAQGGPTQNRNQRTNRGRRVPPITVFETKGYTTLIGQIQGKLTGALSTSYKGDSIVYQATNPEDFQYLKQEFRKRNLEFFTYNDDPKSTLKVVVKRLTPYWTPEDVKNALAEKGFPVQDVFQMSKPQTEIDDSGNVVSAPRRKTANFQVNLLNTAEARKIFKVERLLHMKVTIELYQKPSGPTQCYLCQRFRHGANQCELAPRCVKCAGPHLSGACTKKREEPAICANCRGNHPASFRGCPERLKIVQAWERQRASAPRRQEPLPRIPLRNPNPPPAPPMEVVVSARAESTSLPNPAQPQRSTQPSAPQHQPRHEESPIGNRTLAEVVKTGRTPPPPNTPKPKPQRSPLKATLPINRTPPQQVASPPQNIPLPTPTQPVTEKAATTPLPSTSKATNVQPPRAIPAQDIPTEPAQATTAPAVTNNTINIVSGQTTAQERSVQVEQEQPLQLLSKIWAFIKSLISPAFLEGITQLCTKIAAAPDLISTISILATNILPLLSNGK, from the coding sequence ATGACGTCAGAGGGCGGCAACAGGGGACAGGAGAAAACAAGTCCAGTAGCTCCCCAGGCGCAAGGGGGCCCTAcgcaaaatagaaaccaaagaacTAACAGAGGCCGAAGGGTTCCCCCTATCACTGTGTTCGAGACGAAAGGGTACACTACCTTGATAGGGCAGATTCAAGGAAAACTAACAGGTGCCCTTAGTACCTCATACAAGGGTGATAGCATCGTCTACCAGGCTACAAACCCGGAGGATTTTCAATACCTCAAGCAAGAATTCAGAAAGCGCAATCTAGAATTCTTCACGTACAATGACGACCCGAAGAGCACACTGAAGGTCGTCGTTAAAAGACTGACGCCCTACTGGACCCCAGAGGACGTCAAGAATGCACTCGCCGAGAAGGGCTTTCCGGTGCAAGACGTATTCCAAATGTCTAAACCGCAGACTGAAATCGATGACTCTGGAAACGTAGTATCAGCGCCAAGGAGAAAAACGGCCAATTTCCAGGTCAATCTATTGAACACGGCGGAGGCCAGGAAAATATTTAAAGTAGAAAGACTACTTCATATGAAAGTCACCATAGAACTATACCAAAAACCTAGTGGGCCCACACAGTGTTATTTATGCCAGAGATTTCGACACGGGGCAAACCAATGCGAACTCGCCCCCAGGTGCGTCAAATGCGCAGGACCGCATCTTTCTGGCGCCTGCACAAAGAAAAGGGAAGAACCGGCCATATGTGCCAACTGTAGGGGCAATcatccagcctccttcaggggcTGCCCGGAAAGACTGAAGATCGTCCAGGCGTGGGAGCGCCAGCGAGCTTCAGCTCCCAGAAGGCAAGAACCACTTCCCAGAATTCCACTGAGAAACCCCAACCCCCCTCCAGCTCCCCCCATGGAAGTTGTGGTTTCTGCCAGAGCAGAATCCACAAGCCTTCCAAACCCTGCCCAACCCCAACGGAGTACACAACCATCTGCTCCACAACATCAACCACGCCACGAAGAAAGCCCTATTGGCAACAGGACTTTAGCCGAGGTTGTGAAAACTGGgcgcactcctccccccccaaatacCCCTAAACCAAAGCCTCAACGATCCCCCCTCAAGGCaactctacctattaacagaactCCACCCCAACAGGTCGCCTCTCCCCCACAAAACatacccctccccaccccaacccaacctgtAACAGAGAAGGCAGCAACAACACCACTGCCCTCAACATCAAAGGCCACAAACGTACAACCACCAAGAGCCATACCAGCCCAAGACATACCCACCGAACCCGCCCAAGCCACAACTGCACCAGCAGTTACCAACAACACTATTAACATCGTCAGTGGCCAGACCACTGCGCAGGAACGTTCCGTTCAGGTCGAACAGGAACAGCCACTCCAGTTGCTCTCTAAGATTTGGGCGTTTATAAAGTCCCTCATTTCACCAGCCTTCCTTGAAGGCATAACTCAGCTATGCACCAAAATAGCAGCAGCCCCGGACCTCATCTCTACAATCTCAATACTCGCCACCAACATCCTACCACTGCTctccaatggcaaatga